A DNA window from Nitrospira sp. contains the following coding sequences:
- a CDS encoding hypothetical protein (Evidence 5 : Unknown function; MaGe:77309014), with translation MTTETATPVERPTAPTSTDVAALPPPSQSGTAKPDDGWLSTLMGKWIADLEKHYPASLRMEGVQGKVVLVAILHENGTLTDVKLSKSSGNAVLDQAAIADVEHGPPIKLSRPLGRPQRIKFSISYDLKTAR, from the coding sequence ATGACAACAGAAACCGCGACGCCCGTCGAGCGCCCTACCGCGCCAACATCCACGGATGTGGCCGCACTCCCTCCGCCAAGTCAGTCCGGCACCGCAAAGCCCGATGATGGCTGGCTCTCAACGTTGATGGGGAAGTGGATTGCCGATCTGGAAAAGCACTACCCGGCGTCCCTGCGCATGGAGGGTGTGCAGGGAAAAGTCGTGCTCGTGGCGATACTGCATGAAAACGGAACGTTGACGGATGTGAAACTCTCAAAAAGCTCAGGCAATGCGGTGCTCGATCAAGCAGCCATTGCCGATGTGGAGCACGGCCCCCCGATCAAGCTCTCACGCCCGCTCGGGCGCCCGCAACGCATCAAGTTTTCCATCAGTTACGATCTGAAAACGGCTCGGTAA
- a CDS encoding hypothetical protein (Evidence 4 : Unknown function but conserved in other organisms; MaGe:77309017), producing the protein MSSWSVRRSERWIYGALILTLVLLGACGEFETGYFESKVNQVTQDDVAKRYGKPHKQETQSDGRSLWTYYVRGSGTSSYSGYAKAEYCRAYLLTFDREGMLRDWHDQDCATKPAVITEPFSDRN; encoded by the coding sequence ATGTCTAGTTGGAGTGTGAGGCGGTCAGAACGATGGATCTATGGCGCCCTTATTCTGACGCTGGTTCTATTGGGTGCCTGCGGAGAGTTCGAGACCGGCTATTTCGAGAGTAAGGTGAATCAGGTCACGCAGGACGATGTGGCGAAGCGATATGGAAAGCCACATAAGCAGGAGACGCAGTCGGACGGACGCTCTCTGTGGACGTATTATGTGCGTGGAAGCGGGACCAGCAGCTATAGTGGGTATGCCAAAGCGGAGTATTGCCGGGCCTATCTGCTGACGTTCGATCGGGAGGGAATGTTGCGGGACTGGCACGACCAGGACTGTGCAACCAAACCGGCGGTCATTACCGAGCCGTTTTCAGATCGTAACTGA
- a CDS encoding FAD:protein FMN transferase (MaGe:77309018) yields the protein MEKWRRCIGIWAMLAFVWIGGCATVSVESPPVVIKRAQMHMGTVVSITAVAADTTAAQAAIEAGFHEIKRLEQLLSTWIATSELSQVNAAAGRGPVSVGQETLALVLRSLEMVGLTDGGFNIAIGPAVEAWSVTERERIPTQEELRALKPLVDWSAIQVDRQAHTIFLPKPGMRIDVGGIGKGYAADRAVEVMRKMGAQGGVVALSGDIKTFGDLPGMSGFPVGIRHPRQDDALIATIDLKDEAISTAGDYERYFELQGIRYHHILDPQSLEPARKCQSVTVIASEGTVADGLDTGIFVLGPERGMELVERLPGVEAVIIDDRGRTAVSSGLKTRVRYP from the coding sequence GTGGAGAAGTGGCGGCGATGTATCGGGATATGGGCGATGCTTGCGTTTGTATGGATCGGGGGCTGTGCCACGGTTTCGGTTGAGTCTCCGCCTGTCGTCATTAAGCGGGCGCAGATGCATATGGGGACGGTGGTGTCCATCACAGCCGTGGCGGCCGATACAACAGCGGCGCAGGCCGCTATTGAAGCGGGGTTTCATGAGATCAAACGGCTGGAGCAGCTTCTGAGCACATGGATTGCTACGAGTGAGCTCTCTCAGGTCAATGCGGCGGCTGGGCGTGGGCCGGTGTCGGTCGGCCAGGAAACGCTGGCGCTGGTTCTTCGTTCGCTTGAGATGGTCGGCCTGACCGACGGCGGATTTAATATTGCGATCGGTCCGGCCGTAGAGGCCTGGAGCGTGACAGAACGCGAGCGCATTCCGACCCAAGAGGAACTGCGGGCGCTCAAGCCGCTGGTCGATTGGTCTGCAATTCAGGTCGATCGGCAGGCCCATACTATCTTTTTGCCGAAACCAGGGATGCGTATCGATGTGGGTGGCATTGGCAAGGGCTATGCGGCCGATCGGGCCGTGGAAGTAATGAGGAAAATGGGAGCGCAAGGAGGGGTCGTCGCGCTTTCAGGCGATATCAAGACGTTTGGCGATTTGCCTGGCATGAGTGGATTCCCTGTTGGAATACGCCATCCGCGTCAGGATGACGCGCTCATCGCTACAATCGATCTCAAGGACGAGGCTATCTCCACGGCCGGCGATTATGAACGGTACTTTGAGCTGCAGGGTATTAGGTATCATCATATCCTCGATCCGCAGTCGCTTGAGCCGGCACGGAAATGTCAAAGTGTTACCGTGATCGCGTCAGAAGGGACGGTGGCGGATGGCCTCGATACAGGAATCTTCGTGCTTGGGCCTGAGCGTGGGATGGAGTTGGTCGAACGGCTGCCCGGGGTCGAAGCCGTGATTATCGACGACCGGGGGCGCACCGCAGTTTCGTCAGGACTCAAGACGCGGGTGCGATATCCATAA
- a CDS encoding hypothetical protein (Evidence 4 : Unknown function but conserved in other organisms; MaGe:77309019) produces the protein MVTTNPDMKLCHSDETRCECGQLMAKVRGRGIELKCKRCKRIVVIPFSSIEGWSAVAS, from the coding sequence ATGGTCACTACAAACCCAGACATGAAGCTCTGCCACAGCGATGAAACGCGTTGCGAGTGCGGCCAGCTGATGGCCAAAGTGCGCGGACGCGGAATCGAACTGAAATGCAAGCGCTGCAAACGCATCGTCGTCATTCCGTTTTCGTCCATCGAAGGGTGGAGTGCCGTCGCGTCGTGA
- a CDS encoding conserved exported protein of unknown function (Evidence 4 : Unknown function but conserved in other organisms; MaGe:77309020): MRMRSILGALMIVSLSAMPALAVDMTPEEIKKLVDDAVNKRMQEHERHESQAERAMEKKEGQPGTAQYPMAAGPITDIRVERKGEESVPLGFGSTGSGKLIYAKPFLSAPKATVGGYVDVMYNNLSRPNLDNPSRNSFGQQRLVPFIYADITDHIKFATELEFERGGANAPQTGDGSFQIEFAQLDYLINEAINLRAGILLMPVGKFNLLHDSPLNDLVDRPMVSRIIIPSTWFESGAGIYGTLYPTSLSKIDYELYAVNGMSSTAGTVNDLGVRSVRGSVSRDRDQSKAIVGRVAISPMLGIEVAGSGYHGQLNPGGQINNGINGVSNITIAAVDWTFQRGPFEFIGESAWTTITNPGIGPGRMQGYYVQGNYHFMPEFLKKWAPSHFTDASTFTAVVRWEQVDTDVDNRTLNNAGGGNRRELDRLTLGLNFRPIEDTVIKFDWQLNTQNNARGLVPAGDLATGASLLNGNGFLIQAATYF; encoded by the coding sequence ATGAGGATGCGGTCAATCCTCGGGGCTCTTATGATTGTCAGCCTGTCGGCCATGCCGGCATTGGCGGTCGACATGACCCCGGAAGAGATCAAGAAGCTAGTCGACGACGCCGTGAACAAGCGCATGCAGGAGCATGAACGGCATGAAAGCCAGGCCGAACGGGCCATGGAAAAGAAGGAAGGCCAACCAGGCACTGCCCAGTATCCCATGGCAGCCGGCCCGATTACCGATATTCGAGTCGAACGGAAAGGCGAAGAAAGCGTTCCGCTAGGATTCGGATCGACCGGATCAGGAAAACTGATCTACGCCAAGCCATTTTTGAGCGCACCCAAGGCAACCGTCGGCGGCTACGTCGATGTGATGTACAACAACCTGTCGCGTCCGAACTTGGACAACCCCAGCCGCAACAGCTTCGGTCAGCAGCGGTTGGTGCCCTTTATTTATGCCGACATCACCGACCATATCAAATTTGCGACGGAACTTGAGTTCGAGCGAGGCGGGGCGAACGCCCCGCAGACCGGAGACGGCTCGTTTCAGATTGAGTTCGCTCAACTGGACTATTTAATTAATGAAGCCATCAATCTCCGCGCCGGTATCTTGCTGATGCCGGTCGGCAAGTTCAACTTGCTGCACGACTCGCCGTTGAACGATCTAGTGGACCGGCCAATGGTCTCGCGCATTATTATTCCCAGCACCTGGTTTGAATCGGGCGCCGGTATCTATGGAACCTTGTATCCAACCTCTCTGTCGAAGATCGATTACGAACTTTATGCCGTCAACGGCATGAGCTCGACAGCTGGGACCGTCAACGATCTTGGAGTGCGCAGTGTGCGCGGCAGCGTTTCCAGGGACCGCGATCAGAGCAAAGCCATTGTCGGTCGCGTCGCCATTAGCCCAATGCTGGGCATCGAAGTGGCGGGGTCCGGTTATCACGGGCAACTGAATCCCGGTGGGCAAATCAACAACGGGATCAATGGCGTGAGCAACATCACCATTGCAGCGGTCGACTGGACCTTCCAACGGGGCCCATTCGAATTCATCGGTGAATCCGCCTGGACCACGATCACCAACCCCGGCATCGGGCCAGGCAGGATGCAGGGATACTACGTTCAAGGGAACTATCACTTTATGCCTGAATTCCTGAAGAAATGGGCGCCGAGCCACTTCACCGATGCCTCGACATTCACGGCGGTCGTCCGTTGGGAGCAAGTCGATACCGACGTGGATAACCGCACGCTGAACAACGCAGGAGGCGGCAACCGGCGAGAGCTGGACCGGCTGACCCTCGGCTTGAACTTCCGGCCGATCGAAGACACCGTCATCAAATTCGACTGGCAGCTCAACACGCAGAACAACGCAAGAGGGCTCGTTCCGGCCGGCGATCTGGCGACCGGGGCTAGTCTCTTAAACGGCAACGGCTTCCTGATTCAGGCTGCCACGTATTTCTAG
- a CDS encoding hypothetical protein (Evidence 4 : Unknown function but conserved in other organisms; MaGe:77309021) gives MLTACASMSGMQQRFAVCSYDHAWEAALDAVKDRAIVTQDKSDGLIVTGWLEIPMPGRTFGALQRDLGDSRDRSRITLTINRLDDVIKVSFVEERQRWAFRGGSRLFGWTTTDPSAEVMADVQRRLDTKLKEHECSLN, from the coding sequence ATGCTGACCGCCTGTGCCTCCATGAGCGGAATGCAGCAGCGGTTTGCCGTCTGTAGTTACGACCACGCCTGGGAAGCAGCCCTCGACGCCGTCAAGGATCGCGCGATCGTCACGCAAGATAAAAGCGACGGCCTAATCGTAACCGGCTGGCTCGAAATTCCCATGCCGGGACGGACCTTTGGTGCCCTCCAGCGAGACTTGGGGGATAGCAGAGATCGGTCCCGTATCACCCTCACCATCAACCGGCTTGACGATGTCATCAAGGTCAGCTTTGTCGAAGAGCGGCAACGCTGGGCTTTTCGCGGAGGCTCGCGTCTCTTTGGCTGGACCACCACCGATCCCTCGGCGGAGGTCATGGCCGATGTACAACGCCGCCTCGACACCAAGCTAAAGGAGCATGAATGTTCTCTCAACTGA
- a CDS encoding FMNbind domain-containing protein (MaGe:77309022) gives MFSQLSAFRTVTMAVLCLASALPALASEKVWDAELRRYLKDDDFKYEEFMSEEEAVKTILPKSQRVRKELIRLTAEKKALIEERIGWKFPEESFDLYIGETGDKIDGYAMIHNTIGKYKHMTYMVGVDPKGVCTDVELLVFRDAKGSEVGKKRFNAQYDGRTVSDPIRINKDIINISGATMSVRSMSAGVKRVLVLVDEFYLKPIGLGSDTVASRKSDKGFFTSIFGN, from the coding sequence ATGTTCTCTCAACTGAGTGCGTTCCGCACCGTGACCATGGCAGTGCTTTGCCTCGCTTCAGCCCTTCCGGCATTGGCAAGCGAGAAAGTATGGGATGCCGAATTACGCCGCTATCTGAAGGACGACGACTTCAAGTATGAAGAATTCATGTCGGAAGAAGAAGCGGTAAAGACGATCCTTCCGAAGTCCCAACGCGTGCGCAAGGAACTGATCCGCCTCACAGCGGAAAAGAAGGCGTTGATTGAAGAACGGATCGGATGGAAGTTTCCGGAGGAATCATTCGACCTCTATATCGGGGAAACCGGAGATAAGATCGACGGCTATGCCATGATCCACAACACCATCGGCAAATATAAACATATGACCTATATGGTCGGGGTCGATCCCAAAGGTGTCTGCACCGATGTGGAACTGCTTGTCTTTCGCGACGCGAAAGGCAGCGAAGTCGGGAAAAAGCGCTTCAACGCGCAATACGACGGAAGAACCGTGTCCGACCCTATTCGCATCAACAAGGACATCATCAACATCAGCGGCGCCACCATGTCCGTCCGCTCGATGAGCGCCGGCGTCAAACGAGTGTTGGTCCTTGTCGACGAGTTTTATTTGAAGCCGATTGGACTGGGAAGCGACACGGTTGCCTCCCGCAAATCTGATAAAGGCTTTTTCACATCCATATTCGGCAATTGA
- a CDS encoding conserved membrane protein of unknown function (Evidence 4 : Unknown function but conserved in other organisms; MaGe:77309023), protein MKNFNQRFKLRDSDRHIRLLYTQFLFLMLVGFLFSFFWAHSMTSLSPQGIAEHYRGSDATFGEPMSFRELAEVTHFHLFTMPVVFMILVHVLFLTSASQAVKVWTTWLSFAGVGLDLVSPWLISYVSPVFVLTMLTGDTLMMATFLVMMWIPLHEMWVMKQPLMGGKRPDGT, encoded by the coding sequence ATGAAAAACTTTAACCAACGATTCAAACTCCGGGACTCCGACCGCCATATCAGACTGCTCTATACCCAGTTTCTGTTCTTGATGTTGGTGGGATTCCTGTTTTCGTTTTTCTGGGCTCACAGCATGACCAGCTTGTCGCCGCAAGGCATTGCCGAACATTACCGGGGCTCCGATGCCACCTTCGGCGAACCGATGTCGTTTCGTGAGCTGGCGGAAGTGACCCACTTTCACCTGTTCACCATGCCGGTCGTCTTCATGATTCTGGTGCATGTGTTATTCCTGACCAGCGCCAGCCAGGCCGTCAAGGTCTGGACCACCTGGCTATCCTTCGCCGGGGTCGGATTGGACTTGGTATCGCCCTGGTTGATCAGCTATGTGTCTCCGGTATTCGTGCTCACCATGCTGACCGGCGATACCTTGATGATGGCGACGTTCCTAGTGATGATGTGGATCCCCCTGCATGAAATGTGGGTCATGAAGCAGCCGCTCATGGGCGGGAAGCGCCCCGATGGGACCTAA